A stretch of Malus sylvestris chromosome 11, drMalSylv7.2, whole genome shotgun sequence DNA encodes these proteins:
- the LOC126590794 gene encoding structural maintenance of chromosomes protein 3-like yields the protein MYIKQVIIEGFKSYREQVATEAFSPKVNCVVGANGSGKTNFFHAIRFVLSDLFQNLRSEDRHALLHEGAGHQVLSAFVEIVFDNADNRIPVDKEEVRLRRTIGLKKDEYFLDGKHITKTEVMNLLESAGFSRSNPYYVVQQGKIASLTLMKDSERLDLLKEIGGTRVYEERRRESLKIMQETGNKIKQIVQVVQYLDERLKELDEEKEELRQYQQFDKQRKSLEYTIYDKELQDARQKLAEVEDARNKVSETSTKMYNTVLDAHEKSKELDKILKDLTKELQTLDKEKEAIEKRRTEAIKKRTELQLDVNDLEEKKTGNTRAKEDAMKQLQSLQKEIKDSEEELKKINPLYDNQVKMEMEITKGIMEREKQLSILYQKQGRATQFSSKAARDKWLQKEIDDLERVLSSNLAQEQKLKVEIARLDAELSDRDVYIESRRTEIATIESLISQSHDGFNHHKTQRDKLQDERKSLWRKETELSAEIEKLRAEVEKAEKSLDHATPGDVRRGLNSVRKICREYNICGVFGPIIELLDCDEKFFTAVEVTAGNSLFHVVVENDEISTQIIRHLNSLKGGRVTFIPLNRVKAPRVTYPQNSDVVPLLKKLKFAPNYTPAFSQVFARTVVCRDLDVATRVARNDGLDCITLEGDQVSKKGGMTGGFYDHRRSKLKFMHIIMQNTKSINMKEEELEKVKKMLEEIDRSITELVTEQQKIDAKRAHDKSELEQLKQDIANANKQKNLISKACGNKKKSLADVETQITQLRASMAMKRAEMGTDLIDHLSPDEKDLLSRLNPEIADLKEKLISCKTDRFETETRKAELETNLTTNLERRRQELEAIISSVETENYNGEAEIKIQELNDAELLVKDATEQLKRVSESIDSQSKQLKRIKDEKTALKTLEDKYERTLQDEAKELEQLLSKRNVFLAKQEEYSKKIRELGPLSSDAFEAYKRRGIKDLHKALHRCNEQLQQFSHVNKKALDQYVNFTEQREELQKRQAELKAGDQKIDELIKVLDQRKDESIERTFKGVARHFREVFSELVQGGHGHLVMMKKKDGHHDDDDQDEDGPRDADLEGRVEKYIGVKVKVSFTGQGETQSMKQLSGGQKTVVALTLIFAIQRCDPAPFYLFDEIDAALDPQYRTAVGNMIRRLADMANTQFITTTFRPELVKVSDKIYAVEHKNRVSRVNVVSKDDALDFIERDQSHNAE from the exons ATGTACATAAAGCAG GTTATTATTGAAGGATTTAAGAGCTACAGAGAACAAGTTGCTACTGAGGCCTTCAGCCCAAAAGTTAATTGTGTTG TTGGTGCCAATGGGTCTGGAAAGACGAACTTCTTCCATG cgATCCGGTTTGTCCTAAGTGACCTTTTCCAAAACCTTCGGAGCGAGGATAGGCATGCTCTACTCCAT GAAGGTGCAGGGCACCAAGTATTATCTGCGTTTGTGGAGATTGTCTTTGATAACGCTGACAATCGAATCCCg GTTGATAAGGAGGAAGTGCGCTTGCGAAGAACCATTGGTTTGAAGAAGGATGAGTATTTCTTGGATGGAAAGCATATCAC GAAAACGGAGGTTATGAATTTACTGGAAAGTGCTGGGTTCTCTCGCTCCAATCCCTATTATGTTGTGCAGCAAGGAAAG ATAGCATCCTTGACACTGATGAAAGACTCTGAACGGCTGGATTTGCTGAAGGAAATTGGTGGTACTCGAGTGTATGAGGAGAGGCGCCGAGAAAGTTTGAAAATTATGCAGGAAACTG gaaacaaaataaaacagatAGTTCAAGTTGTTCAGTACTTGGATGAGAGATTAAAGGAGTTGGATGAAGAGAAAGAGGAACTAAGACAGTATCAGCAATTTGACAAGCAGCGGAAATCTTTAGAATACACTATTTATGACAAGGAACTTCAGGATGCTCGCCAAAAGTTGGCAGAG GTAGAAGATGCTAGAAATAAGGTTTCTGAAACTTCAACAAAGATGTATAATACCGTGCTGGATGCCCATGAAAAGTCTAAGGAACTGGACAAGATCTTGAAGGATCTGACAAAAGAGCTTCAAACTTTAGATAAGGAAAAAGAAGCAATAGAAAAGCGAAGGACAGAAGCAATAAAGAAGCGCACAGAGCTTCAGCTTGATGTCAACGATTTGGAGGAGAAGAAAACTGGAAATACCCGTGCCAAA GAAGATGCTATGAAACAGCTGCAGAGTCTGCAGAAAGAAATTAAGGATTCAGAGGAAgaacttaagaaaataaatccTCTGTATGATAATCAAGTCAAGATGGAAATGGAGATAACAAAAGG AATAATGGAACGCGAGAAGCAGCTTAGCATACTGTACCAAAAACAAGGCCGTGCCACCCAGTTTTCAAGTAAAGCTGCTCGTGACAAATGGCTCCAAAAGGAAATTGATGATCTTGAGCGAGTTCTTTCTTCAAATTTGGCACAG GAGCAAAAACTTAAGGTTGAAATTGCACGGCTTGATGCTGAGTTGAGCGACCGGGATGTCTACATTGAGTCTCGAAGAACTGAGATTGCTACTATTGAATCTCTCATCTCTCAGTCACATGATGGGTTCAATCATCACAAGACACAGAGGGACAAGCTGCAGGACGAACGCAA gtCCCTGTGGAGGAAAGAAACTGAACTTTCTGCTGAAATTGAGAAGCTGAGAGCAGAAGTTGAAAAGGCTGAAAAGAGCCTTGATCATGCAACTCCGGGT GATGTGAGGAGAGGGCTAAATTCTGTTCGTAAGATTTGCAGAGAGTATAACATTTGTGGGGTATTTGGTCCTATCATTGAGTTGCTTGATTGTGACGAAAAGTTTTTTACTGCCGTTGAAGTAACTGCTGGGAACAG CTTGTTTCACGTTGTGGTTGAAAATGACGAAATATCAACCCAGATAATTAGGCACCTTAATTCATTGAAAGGTGGACGTGTTACGTTTATCCCCCTCAATAGGGTGAAGGCTCCACGGGTTACTTATCCACAGAATTCAGATGTGGTTCCTCtgttaaagaaattaaaatttgcTCCGAACTATACCCCGGCATTTTCCCAG GTATTTGCAAGAACAGTTGTTTGTCGAGACCTGGATGTGGCTACAAGGGTTGCTCGTAATGATGGTCTAGACTGCATTACTTTGGAAG GTGACCAAGTCAGCAAGAAGGGGGGTATGACGGGAGGATTTTATGACCATAGACGATCAAAATTGAAGTTTATGCATATAATCATGCAGAATACAAAATCTATAAACATGAAGGAAGAAGAGCTGGAGAAAGTGAAGAAAATGCTTGAAG AGATAGACAGGAGTATTACAGAACTCGTAACTGAACAGCAGAAAATTGATGCTAAGCGGGCCCATGACAAATCAGAACTGGAACAACTTAAGCAGGACATTGCTAATGCTAATAAGCAGAAGAATCTGATTTCCAAAGCCTGTGGGAATAag AAAAAATCACTGGCTGATGTGGAGACTCAAATTACTCAGCTTAGAGCCAGTATGGCCATGAAGAGAGCTGAAATGGGCACAGATCTCATTGATCATTTATCTCCAGATGAGAAGGATCTTCTTTCAAGATTAAACCCTGAAATAGCAGATCTTAAAGAGAAGCTTATTTCATGCAAGACAGATCGTTTTGAG ACTGAAACAAGAAAGGCTGAGCTGGAAACTAATTTAACCACAAACCTTGAGAGGCGGAGGCAAGAACTAGAAGCCATAATATCTTCTGTGGAGACTGAGAATTATAATGGTGAAGCTGAAATTAAGATTCAGGAACTTAATGATGCTGAATTATTGGTTAAAGATGCAACAGAGCAGCTCAAAA GAGTTTCTGAAAGTATAGATAGCCAGTCAAAGCAGCTCAAGAGAATTAAAGATGAAAAGACTGCGTTAAAG ACTTTGGAAGACAAGTATGAGAGGACACTTCAGGATGAAGCCAAAGAGTTAGAGCAACTGTTGAGTAAAAGAAATGTGTTTCTTGCAAAACAAGAAGAATACTCAAAGAAAATCAGAGAATTGGGTCCATTGTCATCGGATGCTTTTGAAGC GTATAAGCGAAGGGGCATCAAAGATTTGCATAAAGCGCTGCATAGATGCAATGAACAACTGCAACAGTTTAGTCATGTCAACAAGAAAGCACTTGATCAGTACGTAAATTTTACTGAGCAACGAGAAGAGCTCCAGAAGAGGCAAGCTGAGCTGAAAGCGGGTGATCAG AAAATTGATGAACTTATAAAGGTTTTGGATCAAAGGAAAGATGAATCAATAGAACGTACTTTTAAAGGTGTTGCTAGGCACTTCCGAGAAGTTTTCTCAGAACTTGTGCAAGGTGGCCATGGGCACCTTGTTATGATGAAGAAAAAG GATGGTCaccatgatgatgatgatcaggATGAGGATGGACCACGTGATGCGGATTTGGAGGgaagagttgagaaatatattggTGTAAAAGTGAAG gtTTCTTTCACTGGACAAGGGGAGACTCAGTCCATGAAGCAGTTGTCTGGGGGTCAGAAAACTGTTGTTGCGCTAACGCTTATTTTTGCCATCCAGCGATGTGATCCTGCGCCATTTTATCTTTTTGATGAAATAGATGCAGCACTTGATCCTCAGTACAGAACCGCTGTTGGAA ATATGATCCGACGCCTGGCAGACATGGCAAACACTCAATTTATAACCACAACATTCCGGCCAGAGCTTGTGAAAGTTTCTGACAAGATATATGCTGTTGAACATAAAAACAGGGTGAGCCGTGTCAACGTTGTATCAAAGGATGATGCATTGGATTTCATCGAGCGCGACCAGTCTCACAATGCGGAGTAA
- the LOC126590797 gene encoding uncharacterized protein LOC126590797, producing MIKPSSSVLLVGLLCLCCWTEMTKGEEEDMKYKNPKYSINDRVEDLLARMTLEEKIGQMAQVDRGNITAEVMKEYNIGSILSGGESVPRTQATTQDWVDMINKFQNWSLATRLGIPMIYGIDAVHGHNNVFKATIFPHNVGLGATRDRELIRRIGAATALEVRATGIQYTFAPCVAVCRDPRWGRCYESYSEDPSIVKQMSELVIGLQGEIPAGSPKGVPYVGGPDKVAASAKHFVGDGGTTNGINENNTVIDWQGLFEIHMPGYIESIAKGVSTVMVSYSSWNGVKMHANYELITKYLKDTLNFKGVVISDWLGVDKISNPPMTNYSNSLLLSIQAGLDMIMIPHNYTFFVKFLTNHVNENRIPMSRIDDAVRRILSLKFMMGLFEKPMGSYEYIPWLGCQAHRDLGREAVRKSLVLLKNGKTPNDAPMLPLPRTAKRILVAGTHANNLGYQCGGWSLTWQGVSGNNHTVGTTILGAITKAVNETTEIFYSVNPDLELVTLGKFDYAVVAVGELPYAETKGDDSNLTMIEPGPSVIKNICGAVKCVVIVVSGRPIVMEPYISSIDALVAAWLPGTEGQGIADVLYGDYGFTGKLARTWFKRVDQLPMNVGDKDYDPLFPYGFGLTTQPNANSTSANSAGAAAPRSSQASWSSVLLSLSLGALLWLSH from the exons ATGATAAAGCCGAGTTCATCAGTCCTCTTAGTGGGACTTTTATGCCTTTGCTGCTGGACAGAAATGACAAAGGGAGAAGAAGAGGACATGAAATACAAGAACCCTAAATATAGTATTAATGATCGGGTAGAGGACCTTCTAGCCCGAATGACGCTAGAAGAAAAGATCGGTCAGATGGCACAAGTAGACCGCGGCAATATCACAGCTGAGGTCATGAAGGAGTACAATATAGGCAGTATTCTGAGTGGCGGGGAGAGTGTGCCACGAACACAGGCTACTACGCAAGATTGGGTCGACATGATCAACAAGTTTCAGAATTGGTCACTTGCAACTCGGCTTGGAATCCCTATGATTTACGGCATTGATGCGGTTCATGGCCACAACAATGTGTTCAAGGCCACAATCTTCCCGCATAATGTTGGACTTGGAGCTACCAG GGATCGAGAACTTATCAGGAGGATTGGTGCTGCAACTGCTCTTGAAGTTAGAGCTACTGGCATTCAGTATACATTTGCACCATGCGTCGCG GTCTGCAGAGATCCGAGATGGGGTAGGTGTTACGAGAGTTACAGCGAGGATCCCAGTATCGTAAAACAAATGTCCGAATTAGTGATTGGATTGCAAGGTGAAATTCCAGCTGGTTCACCAAAGGGTGTTCCTTACGTTGGTGGACC GGATAAGGTGGCGGCCTCTGCAAAGCACTTTGTGGGAGATGGCGGCACCACCAACGGCATCAACGAGAACAACACTGTGATTGATTGGCAAGGATTGTTCGAAATTCACATGCCTGGTTATATCGAGAGCATAGCCAAGGGTGTGTCCACTGTCATGGTGTCCTACTCCAGCTGGAACGGAGTCAAGATGCACGCTAACTATGAACTCATCACCAAATATCTCAAGGACACCCTTAACTTTAAG GGTGTTGTCATCTCTGACTGGCTGGGTGTTGACAAAATTTCGAATCCACCCATGACGAATTATTCGAACTCGCTACTTCTTAGCATTCAAGCTGGTCTTGACATG ATCATGATTCCCCACAACTATACTTTCTTTGTCAAATTTCTAACCAACCATGTCAACGAGAATCGAATCCCAATGAGCCGTATCGATGATGCAGTTAGGAGAATACTATCTCTCAAGTTCATGATGGGTCTGTTCGAAAAGCCGATGGGGAGTTACGAATATATTCCCTGGCTTGGATGCCAGGCACACAGAGATTTGGGAAGGGAAGCTGTGAGGAAGTCACTCGTTCTTTTGAAGAATGGAAAAACCCCAAATGATGCACCAATGCTGCCACTCCCAAGAACGGCCAAAAGGATCCTTGTTGCTGGAACCCATGCCAACAATTTGGGCTATCAATGTGGGGGTTGGAGTCTCACTTGGCAAGGAGTTAGTGGCAACAACCATACTGTTG GAACCACAATACTAGGTGCCATCACAAAAGCAGTTAACGAGACCACAGAAATTTTCTACAGTGTAAATCCCGATCTTGAACTTGTCACGTTAGGTAAGTTCGATTACGCTGTGGTTGCTGTTGGTGAGCTCCCCTACGCTGAGACGAAAGGGGACGATTCAAATTTGACAATGATAGAACCAGGTCCGAGCGTTATAAAAAACATATGTGGGGCAGTCAAGTGTGTTGTGATCGTAGTATCTGGGCGTCCGATTGTGATGGAGCCCTACATTTCGTCGATTGATGCTCTCGTGGCTGCGTGGCTCCCCGGAACAGAAGGCCAAGGAATCGCTGATGTTCTATATGGTGACTATGGATTCACTGGAAAGCTTGCTAGGACATGGTTCAAGAGAGTAGATCAGCTCCCTATGAATGTTGGTGACAAAGATTATGATCCCCTCTTTCCCTATGGTTTTGGACTTACAACTCAACCTAACGCCAACTCAACTTCGGCAAACTC AGCGGGAGCGGCTGCTCCTAGATCATCTCAAGCATCTTGGTCAAGCGTGTTGTTATCGTTGTCTCTTGGAGCCCTGTTGTGGTTGAGCCATTAA
- the LOC126590799 gene encoding uncharacterized protein LOC126590799 — MPKARSLVLLVGLLCLCCLGGTAQAEAEYMAYKDPKQPVNHRIKDLMGRMKLAEKIGQMTQLDRANVTADIMRDFSLGSILSGGGSVPRLQASPQDWIKMFNEFQNGSLSSRLGIPMIYGIDAVHGHNNVYRATIFPHNVGLGATRDPELVKNIGSATALEVRATGINYVFAPCIAVCRDPRWGEPPAGLRKGVPYVGGKDKVAACAKHFVGDGGTVKGINENNTVIDRHGLLSIHMPGYYHSIIKGVSTIMVSYSSVNGKKMHANHELVTKFLKDTLKFRGFVISDWQGVDKITYPPHSDYPNSVLAGIQAGIDMVMVPFNHTEFIDIVTTHVNKKLIPMSRIDDAVKRILRVKFVMGLFENPLADQSFVDKLGSQTHRDLAREAVRKSLVLLKNGENADSPVLPLSKKAKRILVAGTHANNLGHQCGGWSLTWQGLTGNNNTAGTTILSAITAAVDPSTEIMFSENPDADFVKSNNFSYAIVAVGEPPYAETNGDSLNLTIAEPGPSTITNVCGGVKCVVIVVSGRPVVIEPYVSSIDALVAAWLPGTEGQGVSDVLFGDYGFTGKLPRTWFKTVDQLPMNVGDAHYDPLFPFGFGLTTDPVDQSS; from the exons ATGCCAAAGGCAAGGTCGTTAGTCCTCTTGGTAGGACTTTTGTGCTTGTGCTGCTTGGGAGGCACGGCACAAGCAGAGGCGGAGTACATGGCATACAAGGACCCGAAACAGCCCGTAAATCATCGTATAAAGGACCTTATGGGTCGAATGAAGCTAGCCGAAAAGATTGGTCAGATGACGCAACTGGATCGTGCCAATGTCACAGCTGACATCATGAGGGACTTCTCATTAGGCAGTATACTGAGTGGCGGAGGGAGTGTGCCGCGGCTACAGGCCAGTCCACAGGACTGGATCAAAATGTTCAATGAGTTTCAAAATGGTTCACTTTCAAGCCGGCTTGGAATCCCGATGATTTATGGCATTGATGCGGTTCATGGCCACAATAATGTTTATAGGGCAACAATTTTCCCACATAATGTCGGACTTGGAGCTACTAG GGATCCAGAACTAGTGAAGAATATTGGTTCTGCAACTGCTCTTGAAGTTAGAGCTACTGGCATCAATTATGTATTTGCACCATGCATTGCG GTCTGCAGAGATCCGAGATGGG GTGAACCTCCAGCTGGTTTAAGGAAGGGCGTTCCTTATGTTGGTGGAAA GGACAAGGTAGCCGCCTGTGCAAAGCACTTTGTTGGAGATGGCGGAACAGTCAAGGGCATCAATGAGAACAACACAGTGATTGATAGGCATGGATTGCTGAGCATTCATATGCCTGGTTACTACCATTCTATCATCAAGGGTGTCTCAACAATCATGGTGTCCTACTCGAGTGTGAACGGGAAGAAGATGCACGCCAATCACGAGCTTGTCACCAAATTTCTTAAGGATACCCTTAAGTTCAGG GGTTTTGTCATCTCTGACTGGCAGGGTGTTGACAAAATTACCTATCCGCCCCATTCTGATTATCCAAACTCTGTTCTTGCTGGTATTCAAGCTGGCATTGACATG GTCATGGTTCCGTTCAATCACACCGAGTTCATTGATATTGTAACAACCCATGTCAACAAAAAATTGATCCCCATGAGCCGTATTGATGATGCCGTCAAGAGAATTTTGAGAGTCAAGTTTGTGATGGGTTTGTTTGAGAACCCGTTGGCTGATCAGAGTTTTGTTGACAAGCTTGGAAGCCAG ACTCATAGAGATCTGGCACGTGAAGCAGTCAGGAAGTCGCTTGTGCTGCTGAAGAATGGGGAAAATGCAGATTCACCAGTTCTACCGCTCTCTAAGAAGGCGAAAAGGATCCTAGTTGCTGGAACTCATGCCAACAACTTGGGCCATCAGTGTGGAGGTTGGAGTCTCACGTGGCAAGGACTTACTGGCAACAACAACACTGCTG GAACCACCATCCTAAGCGCCATCACAGCTGCGGTTGATCCCAGCACAGAAATTATGTTCAGCGAAAACCCTGATGCTGATTTTGTCAAGTCTAATAACTTTTCCTATGCCATTGTTGCCGTTGGGGAGCCCCCTTATGCTGAGACCAACGGGGATAGCTTGAATTTGACCATTGCAGAACCAGGTCCAAGCACCATCACCAATGTCTGTGGTGGAGTCAAATGCGTGGTTATCGTTGTCTCTGGCCGTCCTGTTGTGATTGAGCCCTACGTTTCCTCGATTGATGCGCTTGTGGCTGCATGGCTTCCGGGAACTGAAGGCCAAGGAGTGAGTGATGTTCTTTTTGGAGATTATGGATTCACAGGAAAGCTTCCTAGGACATGGTTCAAGACAGTAGATCAACTCCCTATGAATGTTGGTGATGCACATTACGATCCCCTCTTTCCCTTCGGTTTTGGACTTACAACCGATCCAGTTGATCAGTCATCTTAG